CTGGTGGGAGTGACTGTTATGAGGAGGCATCGGCGGTGGTTGCTGCTTCGGTTGGTTTGGAGTACTATTACCATTACTTCTCATGGCCAAAGTGTTGGTCACCACATTGTGCATCTGACTTGGAGTTTGATTCCCCATTGGGTGCGACATGTGACCAGTTTCCTCATCAGTTTCTTTCTTGTTGGAGTTGGGGTTGGGGTTGGCTTCTTGATTATTGTTATTACTTGCCATTAGCACCGAGTGTATGGACATCTGTTGTTTAGTGGCAATGGTGTACTTACTATGCTCTTGAATGGTTTCGAAAGCCAGATGGCTAACGAGAAGCCGAATTGCGTTGTTTTGAGCAAAGTGGTCTTGACATTTGGAATGATTCCCAGCCAATTCTGAGACGGCCCAAGCAACTACCACCTGAACCTTCATGTGACCTTCTTTGAGGATTTTCGCAAACACATTACAGACGCCAGCGTTCACAATGTGTTCGACGCTTTCCGGGTCACGCCCCAGAAGCCCAATTGCCCTGGCAGCATTCTCCTGACCTTCCATTCGCCCTTCCTTGGCCAATTTCAAAAGCGGTGCCACCCCACCTTCCTCAATAATCAGCTTACCGTACCGATCATTGTCTCTAGCCAACGACACCAACGACGCGGCCGCATCCGATCGCTCTTCCAACGAACCCGTGTAAAGAATCGCTATTTGTTCCCATATTAGGCATAGAATTGGCTCATTGGCCGCGATTGGAGGTAGGCCAAGGTACTCGTCGTCGCGGTCGCAGGCCGAGGCCGAAACCCGAAGGAGCCAAGAGACATCACCGATGGAATTCTCGAGCTGGGTGGAGGTTTTCCTGAAGGCCGCGGCGGGGATAATGGTGAAGACACGCTTCATTATGCCATTGGCTCGGCACTTTATGACGAGGGTGAGTGCCTTGTCGAGAACTTGCTCGGTGTCATCGATAATGCGGCGGGTGGGGCGCTCGTAGAGGTCGTTGCTGGCTCTCGCCGCTTGGCGGAGGAGAGCCGCGAGCTTCTCGGTCTTGGTCTTGAGCTCCATGCAGTCTTGTTTGAATGAGTGGGCGTCATCTGCAGCCTTGGTCACTTGATCCGCCAATTGTATTGGCCTAGCCAAAATCTCCTTAACGATGGCCGCCATGGCCTAACCTCAGAGCTATATATAAACCAAAAACACTCTCAAATAATCATAATTTGAGAAAAACCAAACAATACATAACAGATAATTGTTCTAGCGAGAACTCATGTGATTTCATGGCAATTATAAAGGACGTGCATGCATGTTCAATCACGAAGaaattataaagaaaataataaaagaaatataacCTGTTAGTGTTAGCCGGTTCCTTATGGCTAGAAAATTATATTTGTTAATAATGGAGTTGTTCTTTGCATTGAGTCCCTCATGAGTATTGGAAAGTGGAGGTGAGGGTCAAGGTGAAGGTGGCCGTTGCAGTGGTGTTGGGTGGCGCCGCCGGTTGATGGAATTGAATGAGTATTTTGGCAATGGTGAAACGGGTTTTTCTCCACCTTTCTTGTGAATGAAATAACCATTTATATATAGCATGTATTGGATGGTTTAAATTTTCTTTGgcttatttcttttattattattattatttccaaaAGGAAAAATTAAATTTACTTCATTGAGATATGTATATTCACTATATTGACATGAGACTTTCTTTGTCCTGTCTTAATTAGAGAATACAGAACGGTGAATCACCTCATAAATCGGGTACATGAATAAAACTAattgataataaaattaaaacCAAAACTTTTATCCTATCATATCATACACTGTTGAAAAAAGAGACAAAGAGAGAGAACAATGCTGATTTTTGCAGCCTAGCTGTGTAGTGCTGTCACATATATATTCCATGCtgtcccatatatatatatatatatatatatatatattctaggtAGAAACAACTTCCataattttaaagttttaaagggCCGAAAGtagattttttttagttttaaagttataaatattatttataattttaataaaaattgatttattgtttattttttaaatatatacaatagaataaattatagttttatatagtatatataaatatttatatcaataatatatatatataacatctaaacacaacattgacataaatGTATATTTaaatggctacatgacatataaataaaatataataatattaaaaaaaataattagaaataaaataagaatataaaaattCATAGcgtatacatgcataaactatttttagtttctaatgtaactctcaatgtcttttggtgaatttaatgaaatcatttgataaaaaataaactatcacataaatttataagataaaaaaaatgatatgtatgattttattatttttaaataattatgatttaattatttaaattatcataaaatatcttaaaatattctaattaaattaattaattaatttatttttgtttaagtttatgtttgtttttatttttgaatttgacagtgacaacaaaagattatatattatatgtttaatataatattaagtttaagtttaattaaattttatttatgttattaaatatatggttttattatttttaaataattatatataatcaacatatatatacaaaaatatcttaaaaatatctttttttattttgtttaattaattatttaatttgatttaagtttaagttatgtttacaaTATCCCGTTAactataaaaatattttgttaaatataaaaatattttgttaaagttaacggaaaaaaatataaaaaaactttttaatttgtttaattatttatttatttaattttatttaagtttaagtcatgtttacaatctaccgttaactataagaatattatattaaaatattccgttaaagttaacggaaaaaaatataaaaaatcattaaaaccaagaatttttattatttacacaatttttatatagaagagatatatactaaatacaagcaacgtgcaatgcattTTATTATACATAATCGTATAATaagatatacatatatacataatcaTATTTGTAGTTTGTTATAATTATATAGTTTTATTTATacaatttattaaatttgtatcattgtcatataaatatttcaaataaataaaaaatattatatataaaaaataacataaatatattaaataaaaaattaaactaaaacactGCTTACGattgtttttaaatatatatatataatatgacaattttttttaaacataaatgataattttttttaataaaaattaagagtatgtattatatattattattataatattttataatatttatatttatattgatataagtattaaatatcgtcttgtattaaatattattgttataataatattttataatatttgaatttatattaatataattaataaaaaataggattatatattattatcataataatattttataatatttaaatttatattaatatagttattaaatatttagttttgtattatatattattataatagtaataatttataacatttgaatttgaatttatattaatataattattatatatgtagtcttatattaaatattattataataataatattttataatatttaaatttatattaatataattgataaatatctaattttaaattagttttaaatgtatattctattatatatttagaactgttaaaacaaaaaatttccgttatttatacatttattattttctgTTATCTACACCTTTATTATAcctttattatatagaagagatatatatagtTTGATTGGATTGTATAGTTTACCATTGgtgatttttaatatttttacctttttttttgtgtgtgattTAAAATCTGAAATCATGGACTATTGTTGTACGAAAGGATGTCTAATGCAATTACTGTAACGTAGCCAAAAGAAAGAGTTTTGAGTTAAGAGGTGGTCCTTTCTGATACTTCAACAGATGTCTTCTCCACTTTGTGCAAACTCGTTGGCCCTTCATGAGATGGGACTTTGGACTCTTCCACTACTATTGAATTAAAACTTTAATACTAAAAAACAAAGTATACGTTTGTGTACCAAGATTCAGTGAAAGgctttcagaaaaaataaaataaaaatagaaagtaCAATATCAAAATGTAATACAAGGATATTGCTGGCTAGGGAACAAAAACATTTTTTTATAAGATGGGCGATTGGTTTTTCTTTATGATGTTATACTAAAATAACGTTTATTACACCATTAGTGGCCCTTAATGATGAGTGGAGCCAAATAAAGACTACTTAGTTAATAATTGTTTATTCTTCTCGATATAGTACTTCTAACGCCTTACTAATCTAGgaacattacactgtgtgtttaaaaaaagtgtttaactcgttaagcaagtcatttggacttaaacatgTGATTAAAGTTAACTAATGGTttatgtattaaaaattttggtcaaagaagtaatacatttcattaaaagttcgagtttatacacgggatcccaaaaaaagtttataaattaatttcgtgtacaaacaaaatacaaaagtAGTCGGCTTAAGTGGCAAAATGGGGCATAACCCTAGTCCCTTATAAGTGAtcccagccgtggtggtcgagcaggctgcatatgtacacatcacccctagagctctccaactcatgtctGGTCCagcttctccttgcccttacccaaatcacgtagcacccatgagccaagggccagcaagaaaacccaatttAAATAGAAACAGATAATCAACAGAATAAGAATCATAAACAGCGTGCTTTGCAACTATAGTCAAACTTAAGCAAGAATATAATTCATGTATGCGACCTCTATGCCGAACGAGCGCATATCACACTCCTAGAGTGGCCCAGCCATAACGTCCTGCATTCCATATGCCATTGTCGACCACAACTTATAAGCCGAGCATTCTAGACAATTACAAACATATATGCATTTCAGGTATAACACAATTAAACACAGTCCAAAGACATTCATATTTAAACAAGCATTCAAAGCGTGGTTATAACCACGTTCAATAATCGAGGCCAATGCCCTAATCTCAGtgcaggtgcagttttcttacctcaggtcctgcgTGAAAGATGAAATGACCCCGAGTGCAATCCCTATTTTGAGCCttgcggaaaccctagtcacaacgcaagtATACACTTATCAGAACTCAACTCTAACTCCTGAGTTCCAATCTAAACCCTAGCTCTTGGAACTAATATCCCTAGTCAACGGGGTGACGGAAACGTCCCCTGAGCGCCCAAGTGGGCCCCCAAAACAAATTACCGAGACCCCGAGCCTTAATCCCAAAATTCAAAAAACACACATTTGGGGCACCTGGTGCGGTCGCGCCCAAATAAACTTTGGGGTTTCCAGACCCCTAGCGCAGTCGCGCTATTGCGAAATCCTGAGCTTCTTGGGACACTAGCACGGTCGCGCCGACCCTAGCGTGGTTGTGCTAGGTCTCTGGAAACCCAAATCACTCCCAGAAATTCTATTTCTTCCCTCTTGCGATTTCTACGAATTCCAAACCTCAAATCCCAGCTAAAATAGACCCAAAACCCAATATTTACCAATTCAAAATGTCAAAATGACCATAAAGTAGGTACACCACAATCTTACAACCCATATACCTCAACCAAGCATACAActcaagaaaaaaaattagaaattgcAAGTTCTGAGTTCTAAACTCAGCTTTTTCCCAAAATCCGAGATTCAAACTCCAAATCTTCAGTTTCTAACCCAATTCAAGACCCAAATAAACTTCTAGAAAAATTTCTATACTCAAATCACCCACACCTACAACTTAAACATATCAATTCAAACGttaaatcacaaaattcccaaaagtgcttaagaaccatgaagaacaccaagaacacatACCTTAGGGGTGAAATCGTTGGTTCCCAATGAGTGAGACAGATCCTAGCTATTTCTAAGCCTTTCCTTGATGCTCAATTTCCCTTCAAGATCTTCAAACTCACTTCTACACTTAACGTTTTGGATAGAATTATAGTTGGGCaactaaaaaaaactaaactaGAGATAGTGCAAGACAAAAAAGGCTCAGAACGTGCAAGTAGGGGCTAAGCTTCAATCTTCGTCATTTTTTCTAAATCCTTGGCTAAAGTCCCTttttccccttccattgaaaaatCCTTAAGAAACCAtctagggcattttggtcattaagctataattctcactaaacctcaaattacaccttaaattctcaattaatccactaatcttccaaatacaaatatttaatccactaatcttccaaatacaaatattttttccaataatatttcattctccattaattcccaaaatatgccaaaatttataaaataccccttggctcacctcaAACCGGGTATAAATTCTTGTTGCGACTTTTCCGCTAAATTGTTCAACAGGGTCGAATCAAGccgaatactacaaatatatccacataataatgtggtctcaatcacatagcatataaaattacaGTTTAACCCTCAAccggtcaaaattacgaaaatgcctctTTTTAATAAAAGCGAGCATTTAAACACATTTAGTACACCTAGTCATGCATATTCAAtcatataaataacataattcatttaattaacaCATTATCATCCCACGTGTACCCTCGACACGCTAATACATGCACTtaattttattagaaattttggggaGTTACAGTACTAAACAAACAAATCAGAAGAAGCTTTTTTGTTTTTTCAAGCAAAACTTTTTCCTTATCAAATGAAAAGTGCATGTTAAAATTATAGTAGTAAAGATAAAATTAATGAGATTGTTATGTGTTATGAGATACATGATCTTCTTTGGCATTGAGGAAAACATAGACCAACAAACTTTGCAGAAAATTATTTGTTTTGATAGAAGAGtcctctaaatatatatatatatttttatttttggattATTGGCAACAATAGTATATAATTTTCAAAGATCATTGCACTTAAATTTTCAATAAGAAATTCTAACATCAAAAAgtttttttgtttatgttttaggGCAATCGTCATTGTGACCATAAAGTGGATTTGTGGAGGGATGGAGAGGTAAGGAAGGAAATGAGTGGAAGGAGAGGTACTGTAATGCCTTACTAATCAAGGAtcattacaccgtgtgtttaaaatagtgcttaactcgttaagcgagtcatttggcctcaaaagtgtaactaaagcTAATCAAAGATTTaagtattaaaatttttggttaaacatataaacttttattaaaactTTGGAAATTTACATGAGATtccaaaaaatgattttttaattGGAAGGTAATTACAACCATGGTTACAAAAGTAGTTGGCCTAAGCAGTAAAATTAAACTCGTATCATAAGGCACTCAAAATAACTCGATCGAGACGGCCGAGCTGGTTGAATATGTATGTGCcgctccaaagctctccaactcatgcctGGTCACCTttagcttgcccttacctgcaccataaagcacccgtgagctgaggtccagcaagaaaaactccacaaggcataataataaaccaattattcATAAGCAGTAATCACATGCTTCACAAACGATAAATGTATTCATTCCAATTATATAATTCCTAGACATATTTCATAGGTTAcaagtatatttattttaatcaCATGAGTCATTCACACAGCCTAGGAAAAACAGCCTTGTCGAACGACCTACGTTATACACGCTTGTCGATCGGCCCCACGTCCAACATGATGACAGAATATAGATCATATTGATCATCCACAGATcaatcaatgctaataagcatagcAAACAATCAGATCTATGTGCATATGCCAATTTTCTTACATAAAATTTTGTGCTGACGACAAAACGATCTCGAGTTTGATCTGCAACGGCCCAACATAAACTAAATAATTTACTGCAAATATTTATCGAAACTCATTTGAAAACAACacatgaattaaatatcttttacaaAATATACAACTCGTGATCT
The genomic region above belongs to Humulus lupulus chromosome 1, drHumLupu1.1, whole genome shotgun sequence and contains:
- the LOC133816840 gene encoding uncharacterized protein LOC133816840, with translation MAAIVKEILARPIQLADQVTKAADDAHSFKQDCMELKTKTEKLAALLRQAARASNDLYERPTRRIIDDTEQVLDKALTLVIKCRANGIMKRVFTIIPAAAFRKTSTQLENSIGDVSWLLRVSASACDRDDEYLGLPPIAANEPILCLIWEQIAILYTGSLEERSDAAASLVSLARDNDRYGKLIIEEGGVAPLLKLAKEGRMEGQENAARAIGLLGRDPESVEHIVNAGVCNVFAKILKEGHMKVQVVVAWAVSELAGNHSKCQDHFAQNNAIRLLVSHLAFETIQEHSKYTIATKQQMSIHSVLMASNNNNQEANPNPNSNKKETDEETGHMSHPMGNQTPSQMHNVVTNTLAMRSNGNSTPNQPKQQPPPMPPHNSHSHQGKGSQNSGNAKQQHHHNTPVSLAGASIKGREFEDPATKAEMKAMAARALWQLSKGNVVVCRSITESRALLCFAVLLEKGPEDVQSYSAMALMEITAVAEQNSDLRRSAFKPTSPAAKAVVEQLLKIIEKADSELLTPCIKAIGNLARTFRATETRIIGPLVKLLDERDPETTMEAVIALNKFACTDNFLHVNHCKAIIDGGGTKHLIQLVYFGEQMIQIPALILLCFIALHVPDSEVLAQEEVLIVLEWSTKQGHLIEEPAMEALLPEAKSRLELYQSRGSRGFH